In Schistocerca serialis cubense isolate TAMUIC-IGC-003099 chromosome 3, iqSchSeri2.2, whole genome shotgun sequence, the following proteins share a genomic window:
- the LOC126471582 gene encoding uncharacterized protein LOC126471582 isoform X2 — MHVCWRRLMVAMVALPVVAGVVIILVCFVSCPLLWAKLPKSEGGDYFRVPLYVVSALALWVLLAVGVFFLWWRRQPKAVTDEPSPLAATEA, encoded by the coding sequence ATGCACGTGTGCTGGCGGCGGTTGATGGTGGCGATGGTGGCGCTGCCGGTGGTGGCGGGCGTGGTGATCATCCTGGTGTGCTTCGTGTCGTGCCCGCTGCTATGGGCCAAGCTGCCCAAGTCGGAGGGGGGCGACTACTTCCGCGTGCCGCTGTACGTAGTGTCGGCGCTGGCGCTCTGGGTGCTGCTCGCCGTCGGGGTGTTCTTCCTCTGGTGGCGCCGCCAGCCCAAGGCGGTCACCGACGAGCCGTCCCCACTCGCCGCTACCGAGGCCTGA